From a region of the Theobroma cacao cultivar B97-61/B2 chromosome 8, Criollo_cocoa_genome_V2, whole genome shotgun sequence genome:
- the LOC18592169 gene encoding microsomal glutathione S-transferase 3, which translates to MEMRGVEFLPNEYGYVVLVLVLYCFLNFWMAGQVGKARKRYKVAYPTLYAVESENKDAKLFNCVQRGHQNSLEMMPMFFLLMVLGGMGHPCVCSALGVVYIVTRYFYFTGYATGDPQNRLSIGKYGFLALLGLAICTISFGVNLLRR; encoded by the exons ATGGAAATGAGAGGGGTCGAGTTTTTGCCAAACGAATACGGGTATGTGGTtcttgttcttgttctttATTGCTTTCTTAATTTCTGGATGGCAGGCCAAGTCGGGAAGGCTCGCAAGAGGTACAAGGTTGCGTACCCAACCCTCTACGCCGTCGAATCTGAGAACAAAGATGCCAAGCTCTTCAACTGTGTTCAG AGAGGGCACCAGAACTCGCTGGAGATGATGCCGATGTTCTTCTTACTGATGGTGTTGGGAGGGATGGGCCATCCTTGCGTGTGCTCGGCGCTTGGAGTTGTTTACATCGTCACCCGTTATTTCTACTTTACTGGCTACGCCACCGGAGATCCCCAGAACCGTCTCAGTATTGG GAAATATGGGTTCTTGGCGTTGCTGGGCCTCGCGATTTGCACCATTTCATTTGGAGTAAATCTGCTTCGACGATGA
- the LOC18592170 gene encoding annexin D1 yields the protein MATLTVPATIPSVNEDCEQLRKAFSGWGTNEGLIIAILGHRNAEQRKLIRQTYAETYGEDLLKALDKELSDDFERVVLVWTLDPAERDAFLANEATKRWTSSNQVLMEIACTRSANQLLHARQAYHARYKKSLEEDVAHHTTGDFRKLLLPLVCSYRYEGDEVNMTLAKSEAKLLHEKISNKAYNDDDLIRVLATRSKAQINATLNRYKNEYGNDLNKDLKADPKDEFLALLRATVKCLVRPESYFEKVLRLAINRRGTDEGALTRVVTTRAEVDLKIIADEYQRRNSVPLDRAIAKDTHGDYEKMLLALAGHVEA from the exons aTGGCGACTCTTACAGTGCCCGCAACAATTCCATCTGTAAATGAAGATTGTGAACAACTAAGAAAAGCCTTTTCAG GATGGGGAACTAATGAGGGCTTAATTATAGCTATATTGGGTCACAGAAATGCTGAGCAAAGGAAGTTGATTAGGCAAACTTATGCTGAAACATATGGAGAAGATCTCCTCAAGGCACTGGACAAGGAACTCTCAGATGACTTTGAG AGGGTGGTACTGGTTTGGACTCTTGATCCTGCTGAACGCGATGCATTTTTGGCTAATGAAGCAACCAAAAGATGGACTTCAAGCAATCAGGTTCTTATGGAAATAGCCTGCACAAGGTCTGCTAACCAACTACTTCATGCAAGGCAGGCTTATCATGCTCGTTATAAGAAATCACTTGAAGAGGATGTTGCTCATCACACAACTGGTGACTTCCGAAAG CTTCTCCTACCTCTTGTGTGCTCATACCGATACGAGGGAGATGAGGTGAACATGACACTGGCAAAATCAGAGGCCAAGTTACTCCATgagaaaatttcaaacaaagCTTACAATGATGACGATCTCATCAGGGTTTTGGCTACAAGAAGCAAGGCACAGATCAATGCAACTCTGAATCGCTACAAGAATGAATATGGAAATGATCTAAACAAG GACTTGAAGGCTGACCCTAAGGATGAGTTCCTTGCACTACTCAGGGCCACAGTGAAGTGCTTGGTCCGCCCTGAGAGTTATTTTGAGAAGGTTCTTCGTCTGGCGATTAACAGACGAGGAACAGATGAAGGAGCTCTTACAAGGGTTGTTACCACTAGGGCTGAGGTTGATCTAAAGATCATAGCAGATGAGTACCAGCGAAGGAACAGTGTCCCACTGGATCGTGCTATTGCCAAGGACACTCATGGAGACTATGAAAAAATGCTTCTGGCACTCGCAGGACATGTGGAGGCTTGA
- the LOC18592171 gene encoding putative pumilio homolog 7, chloroplastic, which yields MFKLGENKEKMMMIRDMKRNSELETLLNEIPQAPAFLNLQHHSQMSRVSPSPSSSFSNGFSSPEESSPFEEQQHQQQHKFHLSGLWLDSKSSPDSHYRNKNVNEKKLVDDGFGLCENLYQMHIRDEERERDISGQMRRFERDPDDFGFSFGDVSSYNVEKYGSYEGFNKEFQSSPQQVSLCFDGDDLRSTLLGLQGGYEKGDSLGSYTSSYNQSNGLSSKSSWQNNPRNYLLEQRVDQVTSMDNRGVLLQNAFSTRPCLDNPFVCSQQCRMDGNVGRAAIDSLSSPRFLHSKIPVEENVEDSVIIQGKDLKYGITNKVHDSFKCHKKKSLKEIAMQNLQEKSSKLGKILGENVTLMPSPYSLAEFQGCIFYMAKDQNGCRFLQRIFDEGSCLDVQIIFNEINDNIVELMMDPFGNYLVQKLLDVCTEEQRLQIVLMVTKEAGQLVRISLNTYGTRVVQKLIETLKSRQQISLVKSALKPGILDLIKDLNGNHVLQRCLQCLDNEDNKIIFDAAAKFCVDIATHRHGCCVLQRCIAHSNGQHRDKLITQISRNGLLLAQDPFGNYVVQYIIELKVPSAIGNLLSQFKGHYVQLSMQKFSSHVVEKCLKHFSESRSQIIRELISVGHFEHLLQDPFANYVIQSALAVTKGPLHASLVEAVRPHTILRTSPYCKRIFSRNLLKK from the exons ATGTTTAAACTGGGTGAGAATAAGgagaagatgatgatgataagggACATGAAGAGAAATAGTGAACTTGAAACTTTATTGAATGAGATCCCTCAAGCTCCTGCGTTTCTCAATCTTCAACACCATTCACAAATGAGCAGAGTTTCTCCTTCTCCTTCAAGCTCTTTCTCTAATGGGTTTTCTTCTCCTGAAGAAAGTTCACCGTTTGAAGAACAACAGCACCAACAACAACACAAGTTTCATCTTAGTGGACTCTGGTTGGATTCTAAATCATCACCTGATTCTCATTATAGAAATAAGAATGTCAATGAAAAAAAGTTGGTCGATGATGGTTTTGGTTTGTGTGAGAATCTATATCAAATGCATATTAGAgatgaagaaagagaaagagatatttcTGGTCAAATGAGGAGATTTGAGAGGGACCCAGACGATTTTGGCTTTAGTTTTGGTGATGTTTCTTCTTATAATGTGGAAAAATATGGTTCATATGAAGGTTTTAACAAAGAGTTTCAATCTTCTCCACAACAGGtttctttgtgttttgatGGCGATGACCTCAGGTCCACATTGCTTGGTTTGCAGGGTGGATATGAAAAGGGTGATTCATTGGGGTCTTACACTAGTAGTTACAATCAGTCGAATGGTTTGTCTTCAAAATCTAGTTGGCAAAATAACCCAAGAAACTATCTTTTGGAGCAGAGAGTCGACCAGGTTACGAGTATGGATAATAGGGGAGTTCTGTTACAGAATGCTTTCAGTACGAGGCCCTGCCTTGATAATCCTTTTGTTTGCTCACAGCAATGTCGAATGGATGGTAATGTAGGTAGAGCTGCCATTGATTCTTTGAGTTCTCCCAGGTTCTTGCACAGTAAGATTCCTGTTGAAGAGAATGTAGAGGATAGTGTCATCATTCAAGGAAAGGATTTGAAGTATGGTATTACGAACAAGGTACATGATTCATTTAAGTGTCATAAGAAAAAGTCTCTCAAAGAGATTGCAATGCAAAACCTCCAAGAGAAAAGCTCTAAGCTTGGTAAAATTCTTGGAGAAAATGTGACACTGATGCCAAGTCCGTATTCCTTGGCTGAGTTTCAAGGTTGTATATTTTACATGGCTAAGGACCAGAATGGTTGTCGGTTCTTACAaaggatatttgatgaaggAAGCTGCTTAGATGTGCAAATAATATTCAATGAGATTAATGATAACATTGTTGAACTTATGATGGATCCCTTTGGAAACTACCTTGTGCAAAAGTTGCTTGATGTATGTACTGAAGAACAAAGACTGCAGATTGTGCTCATGGTGACCAAAGAAGCAGGGCAGCTTGTGAGGATTTCCTTAAACACATATGG TACACGTGTCGTACAGAAGCTGATTGAGACTCTCAAATCCAGACAACAGATTTCTCTTGTTAAATCTGCTCTTAAACCTGGAATTCTTGATCTTATCAAAGATCTCAATGGAAATCATGTGCTGCAGCGCTGCTTGCAATGCCTTGACAATGAAGATAATAAG ATTATTTTTGATGCTGCCGCAAAATTTTGCGTAGATATTGCTACTCATCGTCATGGATGCTGTGTGTTGCAACGCTGCATTGCTCATTCCAATGGGCAACATCGAGATAAGCTAATTACCCAAATTTCCAGAAATGGGCTTCTTCTGGCACAAGATCCTTTTGG AAATTATGTTGTTCAATACATTATAGAGTTAAAGGTTCCCTCTGCCATTGGGAACTTGCTTTCTCAGTTCAAAGGGCACTATGTTCAGCTCTCAATGCAGAAATTTAGCAGTCATGTGGTTGAAAaatgcctcaagcatttttcAGAAAGTCGGTCACAAATCATCCGTGAGTTAATCTCTGTTGGCCACTTTGAACATTTATTGCAAGATCCATTTGCCAACTATGTCATTCAATCTGCTTTAGCAGTAACCAAG GGTCCTCTTCATGCTTCTCTAGTTGAAGCTGTCAGACCCCACACGATCTTGCGTACCAGTCCATATTGCAAGAGAATTTTCTCACGGAACCTCCTTAAAAAATGA